Sequence from the Nitrospirota bacterium genome:
GCCATTCTTGCAGTTCAGATACTGGCTGTGAGTAATAAAGAACTGAGAGATAAATTAAATGCCTTTAAGGCAAAGTTAGAAAAATCAGTAGAGGAAAAGGCTAAGAAGTTAACGAAGAAAATTTCCTGATGAAGGCAGATATAGATTGTATACCATGTTTCTTCAAGCAGACTGTTATAGCACTCAGAGAGGCTACATCTGATAGGTCTGTTTCCGAAAGGGTAATGCGTGAAATAGCCTCATTTGTCAGGGAGGTTGATCTCAGTGAAAACCCTGCTGTCATTACAACGGTTATGCACCGAATGATAAGAACCCTGATTGGATGTGACCCTTATAGCGATGCAAAGCGGAGGTCGAATAGGGCAGTTCTAATGCTTTATCCTGAGCTTGGAAGGATGGTCAGCGAGAGCGATGATCCTCTACTAACTACGGTGAGGATTGCTGCAGCTGGAAACGAGATAGATTTTGGACTCTACAGCACAATTGATATAAAGGGAATTCTAAACGAAGCGATAAATGGTGTATTTGCAATAAATGACTATGATGCGTTTAGAGATGCCCTATACTCTTCTGAAAGTGTAATGTATCTTACAGATAATGCGGGCGAGATAGTTCTCGACAAACTCCTTATTAGTGTGATAAAGGATAAAGGCAAGCATATCACAGTAGGGGTAAAAGGCTCTTCTGTAATAAATGATGCCACACTCAAAGACGCAGAGGAGACAGGAATTACAGATCTGGTGGCTGTTATTGCCAATTCTAATGACTGTGTTGGAACAATACTTGAATTCTGCTCCAATGAATTCCTTGATGCCTTTAACAGCGCTGATGTTATTATAAGCAAGGGACAGGCAAATTTTGAAACACTCTCTGGTATTGAATCCATTCATCTGAAAAATAATAAGGCGATTTTTTATATTTTTAAGGTGAAATGTGATGTAGTCGCAAGAGAGGTAGGAGTTAAAAAAGGTGACATGATTCTAAAGGGTTCAGGGGTGAAGGTTACAAATTGAAGTCAGGATTAAACCTCAGGAGAGCGGCAGAGGTAATAAGGGATGGTGGTGTTATTATATTTCCGACAGATACATTCTATGGTCTCGGTGCAGATGCAACGAACCCCTCAGCAGTCAGAAAGGTCTTTATGGTCAAAGGTCGCTCTGCCGATAAACCAATATCTGTACTTGTCCCTGATAGGAGGAAAACAGAGGCATTGGTATCTGAGATGCCACATGAGGCTGTTATACTTATGGACCACTTTTGGCCTGGTCCACTCACGCTGATATTTAAAGCATCACCCTCGATACCCGAGATACTCACAGCAGGAACAGGAAAAATAGGTATTAGGATACCTGATAACCCTTTGACTATAGAACTCCTCAATCTTTGTGGTGTGCCACTTACCGCTACGAGTGCAAATCCATCAGGAGGTATGAATGCCTCCACTGTTGATGAGGTTGAGGATAGCATAAAGCAGGGTGTTGATTTGATAATTGATGGGGGAAGGACTAAAGGTGAAAAGGAGTCCACAGTGCTTGATATTGCAGAATCTCCACTTGTTATAATAAGAGAAGGGATGATAAGCAGAGAGGCTCTCGGATCCATTTTAAATCATGGGGAACGCTGCTAAGGGTAAGAGTATTGAAGCTATAGCAAGGGACATCGCTGATGGCTATATCTATGTCAACCCATTAATGCTGAAAGGCTTTGATGCCGATTCGCTGAAAGACCTTTATTACAAACTTACAAAGGTGCAGGTTGATACGAGAACAGAGAAATATCCCTTTAATGACACCCAGGAAATAAGGAGAAGAAACTTAAAGCTACAGCGTTTATTTAATTCTATAGTAATCCTGAAAAATTATTTAAGGGAAAAAAGGATTGTTGTATAAATCCGGATCGATGGAATTTATACCCTCTTACCTCAAACTCTCCAGGGAAGAATTCAAAGAACGGATGAAGAATGCCTATGCTATCTTCAAGGAGTGTACCTTCTGTCCGAGGAAGTGCAGAATCGACCGAACAAAAGGTGAAACTGGTATCTGCAGGACTGGAAGCAAGCCTTTTATATCAAGTTATAATCCACATTTCGGTGAAGAAAGACCTCTTGTAGGAAGGCATGGCTCTGGCACGATCTTCCTCGGCAATTGCAATCTACTTTGTATCTTCTGTCAGAATTACACCATAAGTCATCTGAGCGAAGGTAATGAAAGGTCACCTTCTCAGTTTGCTGCCATGATGCTTTTTCTTCAAAGACTTGGATGCCATAATATAAACTTCGTTACTCCGACGCACCAAGTTCCACAGATACTCGGAGCTCTGAGGATTGCAATAGACAGCGGTTTGAATATCCCGCTGGTATATAATTCAGGTGGTTATGAATCTGTTGAGACGATCATGTTGCTTGATGGCATCTTTGATATATACATGCCTGATTTTAAATATACCGACCCAGAAGTGGCATTTGCCCTATCGAAGGCAAGGGATTATCCTGAGGTCGCAAAGGCTGCAATAAAAGAGATGCACAGACAGGTTGGTGACCTTATTATCAATAAAGAGGGTGTGGCGCTCAGGGGTCTTCTCGTAAGGCACCTTGTCCTTCCAGAGGGTCTGGCAGGGACAGCTGAGGTTGCGAGATTTCTTGTTGAGGAGATATCAACGAATACCTATATTAATATAATGGATCAATACCATCCATGCTACAAGGCATTTGACCATCCATCACTTAATCGGAGGATAACGAGGAGAGAGTTTGAGGATGCAGTGAGGATGGCACTTGATGCAGGGATTAAAAGGCTTGATGGGATAACAGTTTAAGACTTCTGGAGGAATAATATGAAGTTATTGATAGCGGTATTCCTGACAGTATCAATGCTCACAGTGATCTTTAGTATTGCATATGCTATATCGCCATGGGAGATAGAAGAACTTCCTGGCAAAAATGCACCCAACTTCACACTCAGGGATTTAGAGGGAAGGGATATCTCTCTATCAGATTTTCATAGGAAGCCAGTCCTTCTTAACTTCTGGGCAACATGGTGCATTCCATGCAGGACTGAAATGCCTTCTATGGAGAGACTACACAGAGAATATAAGGAGAAGGGTCTTGTGATTCTTGCAGTCTCGGTTGACAGGGAATCTGCTGAGAAGGTTAAAAAGTTTGTTAAAGAGCTGAGCCTTACATTTCCGATACTGCTTGATCCACCAGGAAAGACATTTAGGACATATAAGGTCTATGCGATACCTGCAACATTTCTCATTAATAAATATGGTATTATAGTAGATAAAATTATCTGGGAGAAAGATTGGGCAAGCAAGGAATCGAAAGAACTGATAGATAAGATGCTGAGAGATAAATAGATATGGCCGATGCACAGAATATGTCCTACACCATAGCGTTCACTGCAGGTGTTCTCTCTTTTTTCTCTCCGTGTGTATTTCCATTAATCCCATCATACATCTCCTACATGACAGGCGTCTCGTTTGAGGATCTCAAGAATGCATTGGACAGAGGAAAGA
This genomic interval carries:
- a CDS encoding ARMT1-like domain-containing protein; its protein translation is MKADIDCIPCFFKQTVIALREATSDRSVSERVMREIASFVREVDLSENPAVITTVMHRMIRTLIGCDPYSDAKRRSNRAVLMLYPELGRMVSESDDPLLTTVRIAAAGNEIDFGLYSTIDIKGILNEAINGVFAINDYDAFRDALYSSESVMYLTDNAGEIVLDKLLISVIKDKGKHITVGVKGSSVINDATLKDAEETGITDLVAVIANSNDCVGTILEFCSNEFLDAFNSADVIISKGQANFETLSGIESIHLKNNKAIFYIFKVKCDVVAREVGVKKGDMILKGSGVKVTN
- a CDS encoding L-threonylcarbamoyladenylate synthase, whose product is MKSGLNLRRAAEVIRDGGVIIFPTDTFYGLGADATNPSAVRKVFMVKGRSADKPISVLVPDRRKTEALVSEMPHEAVILMDHFWPGPLTLIFKASPSIPEILTAGTGKIGIRIPDNPLTIELLNLCGVPLTATSANPSGGMNASTVDEVEDSIKQGVDLIIDGGRTKGEKESTVLDIAESPLVIIREGMISREALGSILNHGERC
- a CDS encoding radical SAM protein, whose translation is MEFIPSYLKLSREEFKERMKNAYAIFKECTFCPRKCRIDRTKGETGICRTGSKPFISSYNPHFGEERPLVGRHGSGTIFLGNCNLLCIFCQNYTISHLSEGNERSPSQFAAMMLFLQRLGCHNINFVTPTHQVPQILGALRIAIDSGLNIPLVYNSGGYESVETIMLLDGIFDIYMPDFKYTDPEVAFALSKARDYPEVAKAAIKEMHRQVGDLIINKEGVALRGLLVRHLVLPEGLAGTAEVARFLVEEISTNTYINIMDQYHPCYKAFDHPSLNRRITRREFEDAVRMALDAGIKRLDGITV
- a CDS encoding TlpA disulfide reductase family protein, yielding MKLLIAVFLTVSMLTVIFSIAYAISPWEIEELPGKNAPNFTLRDLEGRDISLSDFHRKPVLLNFWATWCIPCRTEMPSMERLHREYKEKGLVILAVSVDRESAEKVKKFVKELSLTFPILLDPPGKTFRTYKVYAIPATFLINKYGIIVDKIIWEKDWASKESKELIDKMLRDK